GGATAATCACTGCTTATACTCACCTTAATCGGTTTATTCCTCACGATCCGATGAATCGCAATGGCTATGATGATAACCGGCCATAACTTCCACCAATTCCCGTAATCGAAAACCAACACTTCGTATTTATCCAGGAGGATCAGCACCCCTAGGGTCAGGCTGAAAAGACCAAACAGTAATTTACCGAAGCTTTTTTTCAAAAAGCTGTCTACTGACCACTTCAAACCCAGCAGCAATAACAAAATAGGAATAATGTTGACAAATATCTGCGTTATTTCCAAGGAAATGACACCTATATTCAGTAATAATAGCCACAATCCTATCACCATCAGCAAAAATGAGAAAAACCATTGCTTTCTTCCTTTATATCTCATACGAACACCACCTTCACATCACTTATAAACTTTCGCTATTAACATCGTCTATTCCTGTTACTTCTTCCATTATAGATTGATTTCCATGGTTGTTTGACGAGCATCGGAATGATTCAGCCTCAGTCCAGAGGCTGAAAAAATGTTTCTATCCTGTATCACACCTTATTTGCATTTTCATAATCTATAGTACAGATCAGGGCAAATGCCCAAGGTTTGAAACATTGAGGGGGTATTCTAATGGGGATTGACTTGACTGCTCTTCATTGGATTTATTTAGTTTTCATAGGGTTGATCATCCTATTTATGATTTTCAGAAAAGACACGACCATCGTATGTATTCTCGGAATCTTCAGTATCGCTTTGATTGCTACGGGATCGATCAGCGGGTCGATCAGTAGTATATTTAATAGCTTCATCTTTGCCATCACTGAATTACTTTCTACCATTCTCGTCATTTCCATCATCGTTGCCATGAGTAAAGGACTGACGTCGACTGGGATCAATGATGTGATGATCCGTCCGTTCACGAAGTTCATCCGCACCCCTGCGCTGGCATACTGGACGATTGGTCTTGTGATGATGTTCATTTCGTGGTTTTTCTGGCCATCCCCCGCAGTGGCCCTTTTGGGAGCCGTGTTGGTACCCGTTGCCTTACGGGTCGGATTGCCAGCTCTCGGCATCGCCATGGCCATGAACTTATTCGGTCACGGGATCGCTCTTTCAGGTGACTTTGTCATCCAGGCAGCTCCAAAGCTGACGGCAGACGCTGCAGGTATCCCTGTTTCAGAAGTTATTTCGGCGAGTATTCCCCTCATCATTGTCATGGGAGTGGTCACGACCGTCACGGCATTCATCTTCCTTAAACGAGATATGAAAAAAGGGATCCTTACCGTCGATTCAAGCTCCCTAGCTGCCATCGATCCAGAGCAGGATTCTTCACTTGACCTGTTATCATCCCGTTGGAAAAAGGCCATTGCGATCCTTATCCCTCTATTATTCGGTGCTGATATTACGGCAATGGTTCTGTTCGATCTGCAGGGTGGAGATGCAACCGCACTTATCGGGGGAACATCCATCATCATCCTCTTATTGATTTCATTGGCCGCCTATAAAGGAAAAGGATTAGAGAAAACGACCAGTTTCATGATTGACGGATTTCAGTTCGGGTTTAAAGTATTCGGTCCGGTCATACCGATTGCCGCTTTCTTCTATTTAGGGGATTCGGGGTTTCAAACGATCATTGGCGATTTTCTTCCGGCAACATCACATGGAATCGTCAACGACCTGGGCGCATCCCTTGCTGCCGCGGTCCCGCTTTCAAAGGCGGTGGGCGCGATTACACTTACGACGGTCGGTGCCATCACTGGACTTGATGGATCAGGCTTCTCGGGGATTTCTCTTGCCGGTTCTGTCGCCAATTTATTTGCTGAAAGCATCGGTTCCGGCATCGCTACCCTGACGGCCCTTGGCCAGGTGGCGGCCATCTGGGTCGGTGGCGGGACCCTTGTACCATGGGCACTCATTCCGGCAGCAGCCATCTGCGGAGTCGACCCATTCGAACTCGCAAGGCGAAACCTGCTCCCGGTCGTCATCGGACTGATCGCAACTACCATCGTAGCGATGTTCTTAATCTAAAGACAGAGGGACGGACCTTACCTCGGAAGGTCCGTCCCTCTTATTTTGCAGGGCGCTTTTCATATAGGAAGATACACAGTACGAAAAACGAGTAACCCAGAAGGAAGCCGGCAGCAACATCACTGGGATAGTGGGCCTGTTCTGCTACCCGGCTGAACCCTGCCAACAGGGAAAGGATGACGGCCAAGGTGAAGATCGTGACTTTCAATCCCATAGTCGAAATTTCCTTACTGATGAAATAAGCGATGACCAGCAGGAAGACGATTCCCACCATGGCATGACCGCTGGGAAAACTGAATCCTTCTTCCCCATGGGAAAACGATGGTCTTTCACGTTCCATCCACCCTTTGATGGCTTTATTCAGGACGTTACTTCCCGCAACCAGTACCACGACCGTAATGATTCCTGCATAATCTTTTTTAACCCACCAAAGGAACAGGATCAAGGCGATTGTGGCGATTCCGATGACCAGCTCGGTCCCTATCACGGAAAATGGTTCTAAAACATTTAAGTCGCCCATGTTTGTGAGAAGATAATCCTCTCCGACAATCTCCATGTCATGATAAACAAAATGTGCTATGGTCATAAAAAGTACAAATGAAATGATTGCTGAAATGGATAAGATTTTATTCATCGGATCCCCTCCTTGAATTTCACTTATCCCCTCTTCCCGAGAACTTTTAGTGTTATAATATTCGTAATATTCACCAAACATTAGGAGGTTGGGGACTTGCTGAATGAATTATATCAGAAATTAGAAGATCGTTGGATAGAAATGGTTAAAATCAGAAGATTTCTTCATCAACACCCGGAATTATCCTTCCAGGAAAAAAATACGGCAAAGTATATTGCGGATTACTACAAAAAGATCGGGGTCCCGGTTCAAGAACAAGTCGGCGGCAATGGTGTGGTAGCGAGAGTGGAAGGGGCACTCCCCGGTAAGACCGTGGCTCTCCGTGCAGACTTTGACGCCCTTCCCATACAGGATGAAAAGGAAGTGGAATATCGTTCTACCGTTCCGGGTGTCATGCACGCCTGTGGTCATGACGGCCATACCGCGTCACTTCTAGTATTGGGGAAAACCCTTCATGAAATGCGCGAAACCCTTTCAGGGACAGTCATTCTCATACATCAGCACGCTGAAGAATATGCACCGGGAGGAGCTAAGTCCATGATTGAAGCGGGTTGCCTCGAAGGTGTGGATGTGATCTTTGGCACCCATTTATGGGCAACCGAACCACTTGGGAAGGTCCTTCACCGAAAAGGTCCGATCATGGCCGCTGCGGACCGCTTTGAAATTGTCATTAAAGGATCCGGGGGGCACGGGGCACAGCCTCACAAGACGAAGGATTCCATCGTGATCGGGGCTCAAATTATTGCAGAACTTCAACAAATCGTCAGCAGAAGAGTAAACCCGATTGAACCAGCCGTCGTGACGGTCGGCTCCTTTATAGCTGATAATGCGTTCAATGTCATAGCCGATTCAGCTAAATTGATTGGAACGGTACGGACTTTTAATCCAGAAGTCAGGGACTTTATTGAAGAAGAAATTGAACAGATTCTGAAAGGGGCCTGCCTTTCCGGGCGCTGTGATTATGAATATGTATATGAGCGGGGGTATCCGGCCGTTGTCAATCACCCTGAGGAGACGGACCTATTCATTCAAAGTGCAGATACTGTAGATGAAGTGCATACAGTGGAAGAAATCGAAATGCAGATGGGCGGTGAGGATTTTGCCTTTTATTTAGAACATGTGAAGGGTACTTTCTTCTTTACGGGAGCCAAGCCCGACAATGTGGAAACGGCCTACCCACACCACCACCCAAAGTTCGACCTTAATGAAAAAGCGCTTCTCATTGCAGCAAAGTCATTGGCAAGTGCAACACTTCACTACCAGGATAAACATTCCGTTTCGGAAGCCGTTCCGAAATAATGCAAAGAAGGATCGGACGCTCACATCCGATCCTTCTTTTTTAATAAAAGCGATGATTCTTTTCAATTTTACTGACCGCCAACACCCACCAGATCAAGAGGGGTTGAAACAATAGTCTGATCCAAAGCAGCAGTTGATTGGCATCTTCCTGTCCCGGAGCCGGAATTCCTTTAATGGCTGCATAGATATTCGCAGGAAATACAAGAACCAAATAAACCGCTGTGATGATCCCGGTTTTTTCACGAGTCTTCGGAATCAACAGCAGGACTGACAGAATAAATTCAATGATTCCCGTAATATAAACCAGCTCTTCCCTTAAAGGAATAAACGCAGGGACCATTTTCGCAAATCCTTGAGCTTCAATAAAATGAAAGACCCCTGCCAGAAAGAAGAAGAAGGAGAATAATATGAGCCCGACGATCTTCCATGCTTTTTTCCGTTTATTCATCTATTTCACACCTCACTAAACACAATTTACCCTACCTTTATCACTATACATGAAGTCATTGCGGAAATAAAAAGATGGGTTTGTCATCACAATGACCCTAACAAAAAGAAGACCGATCATGGCGATCGACCCTCATACGGTACTATTCTACTGCATGGAAGTAGCGAATCCGATAAGCAAATTTTGCCACTTCACCAAGCTGATCCAATAGCTGATAATTCGCATAGGCACCCACAACAGCCCCGACACCCGGGATGAGTTGGAGCATCTTCACCAAATCGATGTAATCCCGATACTCCTGCTGAAAGGTTTTCCAGTCAAGTTCCTTCAGCCTTTCTTTTTCATCCTCCCAATTCTTAATGAGGTGCAGGACCTTCTTCTTATGGGTATCACTTGAGAATGCAAGTTGAAAAACATACAGAAGAAATAGACGTTCCTCATATTGTTTGGGATCATACCCATGGATAAGGGAGCATTCACTTAAAAATTTCATCTTAATGGACAGGAGCAATGGAAAATCCGCAAGACCGAGAAAGATCCCACCGGCGCCCGTTCCCGCCCCTTCGATGGTGGCAGCTTTCCGGTAAAATTCCATTCGTTCCTTCATCACAACTTCCCGTTCCTGTAGCTCAGGTCTATAGGCCGCCTGCAGGGACACCCATTCGCTGCCCTTCAGGGTGACCTCCACCATTTTCTTGATGCTTTCCGTGACAACTTTATGCGCTTTCTCAGGTATCCACTCATTCACTTTCGTTTGTGCCTGTTTGGATACCCTCTTAAAGATGGACGATTTCCTGGTGTATCTTCGTTTCCACTGTTCCAGCTCTTCTCTCTCATGGTTCACTTTAGAACCACCATCCTTTTTCGTCAGCCTTTACTCATACTATGTTCATCTAACCTGTTTGATTAAAAAAGCGTTTCTTCCATCTTCTTCAATCTTTGGACAAGGTAGAACTGACTGAAAAAGATGGAGAAGGTTAAGCCTGCAAGCAGCGTGATCAATCCAGGCAGCCATTCTCCCCTTATGAAAAGGGGTAGTGAAAACACAAGGGCCTGAATCATCATCGACTGGCTCATGATTTTCTGAAAAGATGATGTCTTCAATTCCCTTGAAACGGGGTAAATGAGTACCCAGATCTTATAGTCAAAGCGCTTGAATAATGGAATCATCTGAAAAGCTGTCAAATAAAGAAATACCATAGCCGTCAGGATACTGAAGACGAAAGATGGATTGGAATAAATCAGCAACACACCGATCAGGGTCAAGCGTATATACAGACCTGAATATTCACTTGTCCTCACAAGCGAGCGAAGATATAAATAGCGATAGGTTGATGCTTGGGAAAAAGGAGCCTTCACAAGCCAGTCGAGCCATTTTCTCCGGTGCACTTTGCCTTTCAGTTTTGGAACATCTGTGAACATATTGGCGATGCGATAAAAGATCAGCATGCGCTGCTCTTCAAGATTAATCAATAAATCCCATTTAAG
The DNA window shown above is from Rossellomorea vietnamensis and carries:
- a CDS encoding phosphatase PAP2 family protein, translating into MNKILSISAIISFVLFMTIAHFVYHDMEIVGEDYLLTNMGDLNVLEPFSVIGTELVIGIATIALILFLWWVKKDYAGIITVVVLVAGSNVLNKAIKGWMERERPSFSHGEEGFSFPSGHAMVGIVFLLVIAYFISKEISTMGLKVTIFTLAVILSLLAGFSRVAEQAHYPSDVAAGFLLGYSFFVLCIFLYEKRPAK
- a CDS encoding M20 family metallopeptidase encodes the protein MLNELYQKLEDRWIEMVKIRRFLHQHPELSFQEKNTAKYIADYYKKIGVPVQEQVGGNGVVARVEGALPGKTVALRADFDALPIQDEKEVEYRSTVPGVMHACGHDGHTASLLVLGKTLHEMRETLSGTVILIHQHAEEYAPGGAKSMIEAGCLEGVDVIFGTHLWATEPLGKVLHRKGPIMAAADRFEIVIKGSGGHGAQPHKTKDSIVIGAQIIAELQQIVSRRVNPIEPAVVTVGSFIADNAFNVIADSAKLIGTVRTFNPEVRDFIEEEIEQILKGACLSGRCDYEYVYERGYPAVVNHPEETDLFIQSADTVDEVHTVEEIEMQMGGEDFAFYLEHVKGTFFFTGAKPDNVETAYPHHHPKFDLNEKALLIAAKSLASATLHYQDKHSVSEAVPK
- a CDS encoding DoxX family protein codes for the protein MNKRKKAWKIVGLILFSFFFFLAGVFHFIEAQGFAKMVPAFIPLREELVYITGIIEFILSVLLLIPKTREKTGIITAVYLVLVFPANIYAAIKGIPAPGQEDANQLLLWIRLLFQPLLIWWVLAVSKIEKNHRFY
- a CDS encoding EcsC family protein, translated to MNHEREELEQWKRRYTRKSSIFKRVSKQAQTKVNEWIPEKAHKVVTESIKKMVEVTLKGSEWVSLQAAYRPELQEREVVMKERMEFYRKAATIEGAGTGAGGIFLGLADFPLLLSIKMKFLSECSLIHGYDPKQYEERLFLLYVFQLAFSSDTHKKKVLHLIKNWEDEKERLKELDWKTFQQEYRDYIDLVKMLQLIPGVGAVVGAYANYQLLDQLGEVAKFAYRIRYFHAVE